Proteins co-encoded in one Arthrobacter sp. ERGS1:01 genomic window:
- a CDS encoding acyl-CoA dehydrogenase family protein: MVTNLSGPESGAAPHTANVTAQDARDAAEAARETTWERPSFAKGLYLGDFDLGLIHPHPESSAADTARGDAFLAEVEAYARTMDGARIERDAKIPDEYLAGLAKLGVFGMKIPEEYGGLGLNLTYYGRALAILGSVHPAFGALVSAHQSIGVPEPVKVFGTAEQKQKYLPRCAAGAVTAFLLTEPDVGSDPARMACAAVPSEDGSEYILDGVKLWTTNGVIAELVVVMALVPSRGLDAQGRKTGGITAFVVEADSPGITVEHRNKFMGLRGIENGVTRFHQVRVPAENRLGREGQGLKIALTTLNTGRLSIPAMAAGAAKWSLKIAREWSAARTQWGHPVGEHEAVGKKLAFMAATTFALESVFELSAALADAGMKDVRIEAALAKLWSSEMSYKCADELVQIRGGRGYETAESLAARGERAVPAEQLLRDLRINRIFEGSTEIMHLLIAREAVDAHLAAAGDLASTTATLQQKGKAAVAASGFYAKWLPQLVVGKGMDPRSYNDFGPLAKHLRFVERESRRLARQTFYGMGRWQGRLEYKQAFLGRIVDIGAELFAIAACCSRAEMLRLKDPVQGRSATTLADAFAGQSRLRVEALFNDLWHNTDDADATLAASLLKGEFAWLEEGVLDPSEGTGPWIADATPGASTQENQHRKYR; this comes from the coding sequence ATGGTCACCAATCTCTCCGGTCCCGAATCCGGCGCGGCTCCCCATACGGCGAATGTCACCGCGCAGGACGCCCGCGATGCCGCCGAGGCCGCCCGGGAAACCACTTGGGAGCGGCCCAGCTTCGCCAAGGGCCTGTACCTGGGCGACTTTGATTTGGGCCTCATCCACCCGCACCCGGAATCCTCCGCCGCGGACACCGCCCGCGGAGACGCCTTCCTGGCCGAGGTCGAGGCCTACGCACGCACCATGGACGGCGCCAGGATCGAACGGGACGCGAAAATCCCCGACGAGTACCTGGCCGGGCTGGCCAAGCTGGGCGTCTTCGGCATGAAGATTCCTGAGGAGTACGGCGGCCTGGGCCTGAACCTGACGTACTACGGACGGGCGCTGGCCATCCTGGGCAGCGTGCACCCGGCCTTTGGCGCGCTGGTCTCGGCCCACCAATCCATCGGCGTGCCGGAGCCGGTGAAGGTGTTTGGCACGGCCGAGCAAAAGCAGAAGTACCTGCCCCGGTGCGCCGCCGGTGCGGTCACGGCGTTCCTGCTCACCGAGCCCGACGTCGGCTCCGACCCCGCGCGCATGGCCTGTGCCGCCGTGCCCAGCGAGGACGGCAGCGAGTACATCCTGGACGGCGTGAAGCTGTGGACCACCAACGGCGTCATTGCCGAATTGGTGGTGGTCATGGCCCTGGTGCCCTCGCGCGGGCTCGACGCCCAGGGCCGGAAGACCGGCGGCATCACGGCGTTCGTGGTGGAGGCCGACTCCCCCGGCATAACCGTGGAGCACCGCAACAAGTTCATGGGTCTGCGCGGCATTGAGAACGGCGTCACCCGTTTCCACCAGGTGCGGGTCCCGGCGGAAAACCGGCTGGGACGCGAGGGGCAGGGGCTGAAGATCGCGCTGACCACGCTGAACACGGGGCGGCTCTCCATCCCGGCCATGGCGGCCGGAGCGGCCAAGTGGTCGCTGAAGATCGCCCGGGAATGGTCCGCCGCCCGCACCCAATGGGGCCACCCCGTGGGCGAGCACGAGGCCGTGGGCAAGAAGCTGGCGTTCATGGCGGCCACCACCTTTGCCCTGGAATCGGTGTTTGAGCTCTCCGCCGCGCTGGCCGACGCCGGCATGAAGGACGTGCGGATCGAGGCCGCGCTGGCCAAGCTGTGGTCCTCGGAAATGTCCTACAAATGCGCCGACGAGCTGGTCCAGATCCGCGGCGGGCGCGGCTACGAGACGGCCGAGTCGCTGGCCGCCCGCGGCGAGCGCGCCGTCCCGGCCGAGCAGCTGCTGCGGGACCTGCGCATCAACCGGATCTTTGAGGGGTCCACGGAAATCATGCACCTGCTCATTGCCCGCGAGGCCGTGGACGCGCACCTTGCCGCGGCGGGCGACCTCGCCTCCACCACGGCCACATTGCAGCAAAAAGGCAAGGCGGCCGTGGCGGCGAGCGGCTTCTATGCCAAGTGGCTGCCGCAGCTGGTGGTGGGCAAGGGCATGGACCCGCGCTCCTACAACGACTTTGGCCCGCTGGCCAAACACCTGCGATTTGTAGAACGGGAATCCCGCCGGCTGGCCCGGCAGACCTTCTACGGCATGGGCCGGTGGCAGGGGCGGCTTGAGTACAAGCAGGCCTTCCTGGGCAGGATCGTGGACATTGGCGCCGAGCTGTTTGCCATTGCCGCCTGCTGCAGCCGCGCGGAAATGCTGCGCCTCAAGGACCCCGTGCAGGGCCGGAGCGCCACGACGCTGGCAGACGCCTTTGCCGGGCAGTCGCGGCTGCGTGTGGAGGCGCTGTTCAACGATCTCTGGCACAACACCGACGACGCCGACGCAACGCTGGCCGCGTCGCTCCTCAAGGGCGAGTTCGCCTGGTTGGAGGAGGGCGTGCTTGATCCCTCCGAGGGGACCGGGCCGTGGATCGCCGATGCCACTCCCGGGGCATCGACGCAGGAAAACCAGCACCGCAAATACCGTTAA
- a CDS encoding universal stress protein, which produces MAGIIIVGVDGNSTSMKAARVAANLAKSLGSTLRVVTAFGEDRTEKVEIGNDEWFLSTADEAERVAQRVAEELKISGVKTEYSSALGKPADVLLEEATKLNADMIVVGNVRMQGLSRLLGSVANAISHNAPCDVYIVKTDS; this is translated from the coding sequence ATGGCGGGAATTATCATCGTCGGTGTCGACGGCAACTCAACTTCCATGAAGGCCGCCCGCGTTGCGGCCAACCTGGCCAAGTCCCTGGGCTCGACCCTGCGCGTCGTCACGGCCTTCGGTGAGGACCGGACCGAAAAGGTTGAGATCGGCAATGACGAATGGTTCCTTTCCACCGCGGATGAGGCCGAGCGTGTGGCCCAGCGCGTTGCCGAGGAATTGAAGATCAGCGGCGTCAAGACCGAATACTCCTCCGCCCTGGGCAAGCCGGCCGACGTCCTCCTGGAGGAAGCCACCAAGCTCAACGCCGACATGATCGTCGTTGGAAACGTGCGCATGCAGGGCCTGTCCCGCCTGCTGGGTTCGGTTGCCAACGCAATTTCACACAACGCCCCGTGCGACGTGTACATTGTCAAGACCGACAGCTAA